The Microvirgula aerodenitrificans DSM 15089 genome has a segment encoding these proteins:
- a CDS encoding phage baseplate assembly protein V, with product MTDKAQAALLKFGTVVSVTDAGRICVRFDDLDGMVSQPLKVIVPRAHRDKAHHAPDEGALVACVVDENIEDGVVLGEVYSDVDAPATSNPALWHWKMADGSEFEFDRDSGRLRIKTSSDISVETSAAASLKAATDITLDAPLVKVSNNLEIGGGITQGGGAGGKAVFNGLVETLADFVARGKSFLGHRHQENGAGSQTDPPG from the coding sequence ATGACGGACAAGGCCCAGGCAGCACTGCTTAAGTTCGGCACCGTGGTCAGCGTGACCGACGCCGGCCGCATCTGCGTGCGCTTCGACGACCTCGACGGCATGGTCAGCCAGCCGCTGAAAGTCATCGTGCCGCGTGCACACCGTGACAAGGCACACCACGCGCCGGACGAAGGCGCGCTGGTCGCCTGCGTGGTCGACGAAAACATCGAGGACGGCGTCGTGCTCGGCGAGGTCTACAGCGACGTCGACGCCCCGGCCACCAGCAACCCGGCGCTGTGGCACTGGAAGATGGCCGACGGCAGCGAATTCGAGTTCGACCGCGACAGCGGCCGGCTGCGGATCAAGACCAGCAGCGACATCAGCGTCGAAACCTCGGCCGCTGCCAGCCTCAAGGCCGCGACCGACATCACCCTCGACGCGCCGCTGGTCAAGGTCAGCAACAACCTGGAAATCGGCGGCGGCATTACCCAGGGCGGCGGCGCGGGCGGCAAGGCCGTGTTCAACGGCCTGGTGGAAACCCTCGCCGACTTCGTTGCCCGCGGCAAATCGTTCCTCGGTCACCGCCACCAGGAGAACGGTGCCGGCAGCCAGACCGACCCGCCGGGCTGA
- a CDS encoding Thoeris anti-defense Tad2 family protein — protein sequence MKFEQALNDARDGKLIARADWPASRALALQLHWRVGEQVRASGYLATLTGQRYLPADDDLSAEDWLSAR from the coding sequence ATGAAATTCGAACAAGCCCTCAACGACGCCCGCGACGGCAAGCTCATTGCCCGCGCCGACTGGCCCGCCAGCCGGGCCCTGGCCCTGCAACTGCACTGGCGCGTGGGCGAACAGGTTCGCGCCAGCGGCTACCTCGCCACGCTGACCGGCCAGCGCTACCTGCCGGCCGACGATGACCTGTCTGCCGAGGACTGGCTCAGCGCCCGTTGA